A section of the Pseudorasbora parva isolate DD20220531a chromosome 2, ASM2467924v1, whole genome shotgun sequence genome encodes:
- the wfikkn2a gene encoding WAP, Kazal, immunoglobulin, Kunitz and NTR domain-containing protein 2 has protein sequence MWWMLFPRWIWFLFGHFCVLRLDLRARAMPMTLSKVVYSHAGMCPNEMNPNLWVDAMSTCTRECESDQDCEPFEKCCSNVCGHKSCVAARYMDLQGKKGPVGMPKGVTCDKFMCTQQGSECEIWDGQPVCKCRDRCGREPYFTCASDGMTYYNKCYMDAEACTRGVTLTEVTCRYHFSLSNTSPLPAETTARPTTAVHLVTTPMDVQRPIVVSNPAQHFVFVGETASFLCEVTGKPKPVITWEKQIEGKENTVMQANHVQGNIVVTNIAQLVIYNAQVQDAGIYTCTATNQGGSVQAHFPLSVVPREPTKLDTVINSTRLPAEECLKTPDMDDCGEESMNWYYEAKRNNCFTFTYSQCNKNRNHFDTYELCMLSCGAELAAPCSLPSVQGPCKAYKPRWAYSHALKKCQSFVYGGCGGNENNFESKEACEEMCPFPKTNNCKPCKPRQKMVPSFCKSDFVVLGRISELTEDHDSGHALITVEEILKDEKMGLRFFGQEPLEITLLNMDWNCPCPNITRAEGQMIIMGDAHNGMAVLQPDSFVATSSVRRVRKLREVINKKTCDVLKEFSSTKY, from the exons ATGTGGTGGATGCTGTTTCCCAGATGGATTTGGTTTTTGTTTGGACACTTCTGCGTCTTGCGTTTGGATTTGCGCGCGAGAGCGATGCCAATGACTCTGTCCAAAGTGGTTTATTCTCATGCGGGAATGTGTCCGAACGAGATGAACCCGAACCTGTGGGTGGATGCCATGAGCACCTGCACGCGAGAGTGCGAGTCCGACCAG GACTGTGAGCCGTTTGAGAAATGCTGTTCAAATGTTTGTGGACACAAGAGCTGCGTGGCTGCCCGCTACATGGACCTTCAGGGCAAGAAAGGTCCAGTGGGGATGCCCAAAGGGGTCACCTGTGACAAATTCATGTGCACCCAACAGGGTTCAGAGTGTGAAATCTGGGACGGACAGCCAGTGTGCAAGTGCCGGGACCGTTGCGGACGAGAGCCCTATTTTACTTGTGCCTCGGATGGCATGACATATTACAACAAGTGCTACATGGATGCTGAGGCTTGCACCAGAGGTGTCACCCTCACAGAAGTCACCTGCAGGTACCATTTTAGTTTGTCCAACACCAGCCCTCTCCCAGCCGAGACCACAGCCCGGCCCACCACCGCTGTCCATCTTGTGACCACTCCCATGGACGTCCAACGTCCCATTGTGGTCAGCAACCCAGCACAACACTTTGTGTTTGTGGGCGAAACGGCCAGCTTCCTCTGCGAGGTGACAGGAAAACCAAAGCCGGTGATTACATGGGAAAAGCAGATCGAAGGTAAGGAGAACACTGTGATGCAAGCCAACCACGTGCAAGGAAATATAGTAGTTACCAACATCGCCCAGCTGGTCATATACAACGCCCAGGTCCAGGATGCTGGCATCTATACCTGCACTGCCACAAACCAGGGTGGGTCCGTGCAAGCCCATTTTCCACTTTCCGTGGTCCCCAGGGAGCCGACGAAACTGGATACGGTGATTAATTCCACACGCCTACCTGCTGAGGAGTGCCTGAAAACACCTGATATGGACGACTGCGGCGAGGAGAGCATGAATTGGTACTATGAAGCCAAGCGCAACAACTGCTTTACCTTCACGTACAGCCAATGCAACAAAAACCGAAACCATTTTGATACATACGAACTGTGCATGCTGTCCTGTGGAGCGGAGCTCGCAGCACCTTGCTCCCTGCCCAGTGTACAAGGTCCCTGCAAGGCTTACAAGCCACGCTGGGCTTACAGCCATGCACTCAAGAAATGCCAGTCGTTTGTTTACGGAGGCTGCGGTGGCAATGAGAACAACTTCGAGAGCAAGGAAGCCTGTGAGGAGATGTGCCCTTTCCCCAAGACCAACAACTGCAAGCCTTGCAAACCGCGGCAGAAGATGGTCCCCAGCTTCTGCAAGAGTGACTTTGTGGTCTTGGGTCGTATTTCGGAGCTGACCGAGGACCACGATTCTGGCCACGCACTCATCACGGTGGAGGAGATCTTGAAGGACGAGAAGATGGGGCTACGGTTCTTCGGGCAAGAGCCTCTGGAGATAACGCTGCTCAACATGGACTGGAACTGTCCCTGTCCAAACATAACGAGAGCCGAGGGACAGATGATCATCATGGGGGATGCTCACAACGGCATGGCCGTGCTGCAGCCCGACAGCTTCGTGGCCACTTCCAGCGTCCGACGTGTTCGCAAACTCCGTGAGGTTATCAACAAAAAGACTTGTGATGTTTTAAAGGAGTTCAGCAGCACAAAGTACTAA